The following coding sequences lie in one Myxococcus xanthus genomic window:
- a CDS encoding FAD-binding oxidoreductase, with protein MRGRLVRPGDADYEEHCRVYNAMIHKRPSLIARCADVADVLAAVEFAREQGLMLAVRGGGHNGAGLGTCDGGLVVDLSLMRGVRVAPESGTVRVAGGSVWGEVDHATHAFGLAVPSGIISTTGVGGLTLGGGLGHLSRRYGLTIDSLLAVDMVLADGRFVTANAEQHPDLFWAVRGGGGNFGVVTSFLFQAHPVDTILGGPTLWPLERAEEVMRWYREFIPTAPETLTGFFAFMVVPPAAPFPPHLHLQKMCAVVWCYTGDPAQADTLFAPVRAMAPALDGVQTMPYPALQSMFDALYPPGLQWYWRADFVRELGDEAISRHVAFAHRLPTMHSTMHLYPIDGAAHRAAPGDTAFSFRDARWAEVIVGVDPSPDKAGDITTWTKEYWEALHPYSAGGAYVNFLMDEGQERVQATYQDNYARLVEVKDRYDPTNLFRVNQNIRPSTGTPLRH; from the coding sequence TTGCGCGGTCGGCTCGTGCGCCCCGGGGACGCGGACTACGAGGAGCACTGCCGCGTCTACAACGCCATGATTCACAAGCGGCCGTCGTTGATTGCCCGATGCGCCGACGTGGCGGACGTCCTCGCGGCGGTGGAGTTCGCACGAGAGCAGGGCCTCATGCTCGCGGTCCGTGGGGGTGGGCACAACGGTGCTGGCCTGGGCACCTGCGACGGGGGGCTCGTCGTCGACCTGTCGCTCATGCGCGGCGTCCGGGTCGCCCCCGAATCGGGCACCGTGCGTGTCGCGGGAGGAAGCGTCTGGGGCGAAGTGGACCATGCCACGCACGCGTTCGGGCTCGCCGTTCCCTCGGGAATCATCTCCACCACGGGCGTGGGTGGCCTCACCCTGGGTGGCGGCCTGGGCCACCTCTCACGCCGCTACGGCCTCACCATCGACAGCCTGCTCGCCGTGGACATGGTGCTGGCGGACGGGCGCTTCGTCACCGCGAACGCCGAGCAGCACCCGGACCTGTTCTGGGCCGTGCGCGGCGGCGGCGGCAACTTCGGCGTCGTCACGTCCTTCCTCTTCCAGGCCCACCCGGTGGACACCATCCTGGGAGGTCCGACGCTCTGGCCCCTGGAACGCGCCGAGGAGGTGATGCGGTGGTACCGCGAGTTCATCCCCACCGCGCCCGAGACACTCACCGGCTTCTTCGCCTTCATGGTCGTCCCGCCCGCGGCGCCCTTCCCGCCCCACCTGCACTTGCAGAAGATGTGCGCGGTGGTGTGGTGCTACACCGGAGACCCGGCTCAAGCCGACACGCTCTTCGCGCCCGTGCGCGCCATGGCCCCCGCGCTCGACGGCGTGCAGACCATGCCCTACCCCGCGCTGCAGAGCATGTTCGATGCGCTCTATCCGCCGGGCCTCCAATGGTACTGGCGCGCGGACTTCGTGCGGGAGCTGGGGGACGAAGCCATCTCCCGGCACGTGGCGTTCGCCCACCGCCTGCCCACGATGCACTCCACCATGCACCTCTATCCCATCGACGGAGCGGCACACCGGGCGGCACCAGGCGACACCGCCTTCAGCTTCCGGGACGCGCGGTGGGCGGAGGTCATCGTCGGAGTGGACCCATCTCCTGACAAGGCCGGGGACATCACCACCTGGACGAAGGAGTATTGGGAAGCCCTGCATCCCTACTCCGCGGGCGGCGCCTACGTGAACTTCCTCATGGACGAGGGCCAGGAACGCGTACAGGCGACGTACCAAGACAACTACGCAAGGCTGGTGGAAGTAAAGGACCGCTATGACCCGACCAACCTTTTCCGCGTGAATCAGAACATCCGCCCCAGCACCGGCACGCCGCTTCGCCATTAA